The following is a genomic window from Nicotiana tabacum cultivar K326 chromosome 3, ASM71507v2, whole genome shotgun sequence.
ttatcatcttccgcaatgttttgaagtttacgtgacctaaacgtgaatgccataaagtgtttgactcaagtaagtaagaagaaacattcactttattgataggaactgctattacatttagcttaaaaaggccctcatataggtaaccttttcctacatatacatcgttcttactaagtacaacactattaaaaacaaaaatacatttgaatccattcttgacaagaagtgaggtagacacaagattcttgcgaatttctggaacatggaggacttggtttagagtcactatttttcccgacgtcatcttcaacgcaatctttccaactccttcaattttggccGTAGATGAATTTCCCATGAAGATTGTCTCGTCCGGGACCTGCGGGggcataagaagaaaataactcctTGTTAGCACACACATGGCGGGTGGCTCCAGAATCTATCCACCATTCTTTCAGATTTCCTACCAAGTTGCATTCAGACAACATGGCACACAAGTCTTTTATTTCATCTTCAACCATGTTGgcttgattctttttcttcttatcagTCTTTGGCGCACGACAATCCACTGCCTTATGCCCAGTTTTTCCACAATTGTGGCAATTACCCTTGAACTTCTTCTTGcttgggtaattctttggtccagaagccttcttccttttcttattttgtgGTGCCTCCTCAACAATGTTTGCCCCCAcaattgttgagtttccacgtgacttcttttcagtatttttgttatcttcttctatcctcagacGAACAATCAAGTCTTCTAGTGTCATTTCCTTCCGCTTATGTTTAAGATAGTTCTTaaaatccttccacaacggaggtaaTTTCTCAATGAAAGCAGCGATTTGAAAGGcctcatttatgaccataccttcaataACAAACTCATAATTAGTAATAagataaatcttattaataaaattattgactcgggtcataccttcagccaggaggtcatgcacaatgacttgtaattcttggacttgagttatgactgacctagtgtcaatcatcttgaaatccaaaaaccttgCAGCCACGAACTTCTTAAGTCCGGCATCCTCAgccttgtacttcttctcaagtgcattCCAAAcgcttttgaagtttccatgacactatagacattgtacaagccatcttccaaacaactcaatatgtagtttttgcacaagaaatcagaatgtttccatgcttcagttaCAACAAGTCGTTCATCATCCGGAGTATTCTCAGCCATGACCGGATCCTTCTTGATGAAGCGTTGCAAACTCAACGTAGTAAGATAGAAGAGCATCTTCATTTGCCAGCGTTTGAAGTCAATACCGGAAAACTTTTctggtttttctgccggtgccatagcaTGAGCAGGAGTAGAACGGCTTGATGAGGCAGCAACACTCGTAACAGTAGCACCCGTTCCTGCAACACTTCCATTAGTTTGGTTTTCATTCGTCATATTTCTGTAAAGTTGAAAACAATACAGAACTTGTTAAATTAGTGAAGTTTTgatatcttcaaactgaataccaaaccaaacatagaacacgtaacaatggtgaagtttttatatacttcaaatccGTACGTTTATTATTCCGGCAAAGTTTTTATGAACTTTAAACCAGACAGAAACTATTATAGGAGTAGAAAGCAACAAGGCTTTAGTCTCCAACAAAGTATATAGTAAACAGTTTAATAATCAACACAGAAACGTTAGTAATATTataaaattccttaagcttgtgagCGTAACTGtgttaaaacaaaaatcagaaaattgttagaagaataaagaaatgtataaaatagtaaagaatcagaaatattccgagtccacaatttttcttgtgcgtccttaaggaattttaaccccctcacacgttgccaaggtaatggattaaatcctcccaggataaaacggaataaaccttcctgcaacagtggcaatacaaactgcaggataccaacgaactcaaagaacggagcaaaatcacacttacgaatttgagagagagagactgcgaattaggatgcagtatattcagaaagaaagaagttctggAGTGTTTTTCATCTCTAGAAGATGCAGCCTTacctcagaatttataggcaaatatcagaagaggtgtctggaaaggtgccttttcagaaaaTACGCGGCCAGAGAGGCTCTCTGAAACTGACTGCCGCgattctaccgcggtcgcggcagaaccgcggccagcGAGGCCCTCTGAACTTTCAGCAGGGTTTTGGCGTAGTTTCagcagtgatttggcatttaattaattattaaataattaaataaattttgtccaaaaaataatcttatcgatcatttgccgaagccgaagccgaagcgacgacgacggcgcgagggttcattctcttcaactccttttaagagctttaagaagtgaatctatatataagcacacaaatgtgattgtccctcaccaatgagggacaaagtgcaagacaaaagttcacttcttcaaatttttattttctctccattttatttccctccatttccaattcacacttcttctactttaaagcccaatgTGTTAAAGTCCAACAAGAAATGTATGCAAGAATGGTTGAATACAATGTCTACTCGCACTTTAATTTCTTCTGTAATAAAGGTCGACCCAATAGAAAGAGATGAATGAAAAAACTCGGCCAAATAATTTAAGAAGCATGGTGAGTCGGCAAAGTTGACAGAAAGATGTTTTTGGATACTAATAATAGTTTTGTTTCATTTTACACATTGACAGCAAGAGACACACATTAAATAGGCAAAGTTTCTTTTTTCCTTCAAGACAACGGTTGATTAAGATTTTTCAAAGCCACCGATTAAGATTAATTAAAAAACCTTAGTTGTTAATGAGAATAAACACAATTTTTAGAAAAGTCACTTAAATCATATcagttttttccttttatttaaatgttatttttaatatattagggtatttaacttaaacattctactaacaaatataaatatattaaaaattctACTATTTTTCCCTTCTCTTATCATAAGAACCACCACGTCCTTAGAGAGAAAAAATGAACCGTAGCCTTTTTGAAACGTTACCTTCTTAAAAGGTCATTATTTTAACGTTCGAAGAAAGGTTCCTTCTTCAATATTGTTCGTTCATCTACATTTTATTGTTGGTTTTCCTACACTAATTTTCGATTACTGCTAATATAATGTAGAatgtttaatataatatagataagaGGGGTATTTTTATAATTTGACTTTTAAGTTATGAGCTTCCCACTTTTAATATAAATAACTAGTCTCAAGGTACGTGCGATGCAGGTGTATTCTATCTCAATGAGTgctaatttatttaaaattcgtgtttaaataataaagtaaaagtATTAAGTtcctaaatataattatatatgttAAATGTGCATAATAACTCAATAAATAAAGAAGCTCTCATAAAAATCCTCAATCATAAGTCAataattcaacttaaaatttatttcagtttaataatatTATAACTTTAATTTCACAAGTTATCATGCTTCCTTTTTCAGTTTCAGCAAGAACAAGTCCTTAAAAAccttataattttaattttacaaGCTATCATGCTTCCTTTTCGGTCAGCAAGAACAAGTCCTTAAAAAATTAAATAGTGCTGAAGGATAACTTAAAATATATAATCAGGCAACTAATAACAACTTTCATATGAtcacaaaattaaattaaatagcaataaaaaaaatatatttaaaaggaTACTAAAGCAAGCTTGTGagagaatttataattgaaagaaGTCTTTTCCATGACATATTAACTCCAGAAAATGACTTAGAATTAGAATTAAAAAAAAGGGTAGTCCGGTGAATAAGGCATCCCGCATAATTTAAGTGAATGATCTATATaaagtaaaattttaatatttaaaagttCTAAGTATTAGAAATTTTAGTCCacataataaaaaattaataaataaaagttttattaattttaaacttctaaaaattataaaaataattaaatgacttattaaatgaattattttttatataataattaacaTTAATTTGGAAGGACTTCAgattttcttttttgcttataaagatcaagtttaaaatggaaaaaagcgttagttttaaattttagtcttttatTATAGGTATTTTATTAAATAATCTAGAATTGAAATATAATAAGCACATTATCTcttattaataaaagaaatggaAAACAAACGTGATAAAAGTAAGTCCTATAAATTAGAATTCATACCTATTTTAAACAAGGAAGtatttaatatacaaaatatGGTTAATTTTGAAGTCCTAAATTTTAGGCAGATaacttatattaatattttatccaatatataatatttttttaaagggtaaaaaaggcaaacgacatttcgctaagggccttcgtgcttttaatatagtatagatatagatatagatagatagattgaTTTGTATATagttggtaaattgtatatgaccatataattaagttaaaacttaatTAGAGAGGGTAGATAAGTTTCTCATATAGTATAGGTAGGTAAAACTCCCTAACATTATTGAAACAAGGCCTTAAAAgtcgtaaaaattgcacggggcgcccgaTTTGGTCGCCTCCATTTAACCTAtacttatatttttaaaattatttaacctatgccctaatttttacaacttcaggCCCCTCCTTCTTCCTGCTACCTGTGCGCTCCTTTCTTCCTCCTTTCTTTTCATTGGAAAACTGTAACGTGGAATTATGTATAACGAACATACAcataaaggaaaaaaggaaatcTTACTTTTCTTTCTGTACGATGAGGGCAAAACAGATATGTGAAGGAAGAGATCTTCATCGTCTACTGTATACGAATGGCATAGCATTGGATCTCCTGATTTTAATATCGAGATTGCAATTTTCAGCACAATGTGCCTAAAGCCAATGGATCCCATCCCATGACTCGAATATTGTTGGCCTGAGTTTACATAGTAATGTAAACTGCAGTGTTACTTGATGAACATAAATGGTGcaatttatgaaaattttcaagcTACTGCTACAAACTTGATAAGATCACATCAGGTTTAAGGAAAGCTTCTTTGAGGCAGTAGACCTATAACGAGTTTGTGACTTTAAATATAGTCCATAAATcagctgaagttcagcaaatatataacaaaacttcagctaaaacatgctgaagttcagcaaatagagaacaaaactttagctagtagaatgcttaagttcaacaattacaaacaaaaacttcatccAACACTAAGTATACGCGAAAAACTTaagctaaaacatgctgaagttcagcaaatagagaacaaaacttcaactAGTACACTTCAGCTTATTTTAGTGTTGAAGTTTTTACAAttgaactaaataactttagcatcttctgctgaggtttttgaaaaagctttatgacaaaactaatgaatccaggacaaaacttcagcttatttagtacTGAAGTTtttgcaaatgaactaaataacttcaacatcttctgcttaagtttttgaaaaagttttacgacaaaactattgaatccaggacaaaacttcagctaaaacatgaTGAAGTTGAGCAAATagaaaacaaaacttcagctagtagaatgcttaagttcaacaattacaaacaactTCAGGCTCGTCTACTAAAATGCTAAATTtgtgtgattgcctttgctacttcaggacCATATACCTAAAATTTACgcgaaaagtgggtacgcttgtaattttttttacaaagcgATTATaaattaaaacgtgacccaaaaagagTATAAATGGAAATCCCcttaaaagtcccaaaatccagGGGCCCATTTACACTTTGGAGTTCATGTGAGGCCCCATCTACACCATAGGTCCATAACAAGAAGAGGCCCGGCTACAAAATTCATAAACCCAGTTCTGCCCCTTCTTTTCTTGTTCAGAAAGATTTGTTTCTTTTGAAATACTTTTACAGAgccagaagaagaaaaagaagaagagagcaaTGGAAGCTTCAAAGACAATAGCACACGAAATCGGGGGAGTGAGAAACGATGCTTTCCGATTCGGTCTTCAGGGTGTTAAGAGCGACATCGTCGGATCTCATCCTCTTGAGTCTGCCTATCACTCTGTATTATTCCTTCTCCACACTATTCGATTCTTTTGCCTTTACATATGTTTCCTCTGTTTGATAGTCTGATTATTTAATTTCCTTTTTTGGGAGCAGACGAAGGTTAGGCAGGAGGAGATGAAGAGGAAGGTACTTGCTAACACTTACGGGTCGGCTTTACCTATGAAGTTAGAGCTCGATCGCCAAATTCTTTCCAGGTTGGTGTTTCTTACTTGTTAAATTTTTTAATGGATTATTAGACTCTAGCTGTAGTATTGATTTATTGTTTTGGTGTAAATCCTCTGGAAAATGTAGGGTTTTGAGTTGCAGAAGCACCTTTCTTTTGTGCTCGCTAGGGTTTTATTCTTGTTTTCAGTTTTAATATTATAGAAGTCGAAATGGACTTGAATAGAGGCTAATTTATTACGGATATGggtgtagttgattgattgattttcTAATAAAGTTCTCGACTTTTTGTTTAATCAACAACTACTATGCCTCAA
Proteins encoded in this region:
- the LOC107766475 gene encoding cyclin-B1-2-like — translated: MEASKTIAHEIGGVRNDAFRFGLQGVKSDIVGSHPLESAYHSTKVRQEEMKRKVLANTYGSALPMKLELDRQILSRFQRPPGAIPSSMVGLEALTGGLEDFAFEDYLNDPKDSESFRPVDTHHGMEVRLGLSRGPVCPSFI